In Pseudothermotoga sp., one genomic interval encodes:
- the rpsB gene encoding 30S ribosomal protein S2, protein MPVVTMKQLLEAGAHFGHRTRRWNPKMAPYIYGSRKGIYIIDLQKTLKLIEEACEFIRTKASEGGTMIMVGTKKQAQRVIEEEAKRCGVFYVNNRWLGGLLTNFRTIKSRIDKLAELERMEESGELAKLPKKEQSKMRKVLEKLRKNLGGLKGMERLPDIVFVVDPRKEKNAVAEANILGIPVIAIVDTNCDPDPIDYVIPANDDAIRSIKLIVSKIADAYLEGREGVSFAEPEPEQPPKVEAKESESEIDISDLFEDTSFEEEEEE, encoded by the coding sequence ATGCCAGTTGTCACCATGAAGCAGTTGCTCGAAGCCGGTGCGCATTTCGGTCATCGCACCAGACGATGGAATCCCAAGATGGCACCGTACATCTACGGTAGTCGTAAGGGAATCTACATCATCGACCTTCAAAAGACACTGAAACTCATCGAAGAAGCGTGCGAGTTCATCCGGACCAAGGCGAGTGAAGGTGGCACCATGATCATGGTCGGTACGAAGAAACAAGCACAGCGAGTCATCGAAGAGGAAGCGAAAAGGTGTGGAGTTTTCTACGTGAACAACAGGTGGCTCGGTGGCCTTCTGACGAACTTCAGAACGATCAAATCGAGGATCGACAAACTCGCCGAACTCGAGCGGATGGAAGAAAGTGGAGAACTCGCCAAGCTACCGAAGAAGGAACAGAGTAAGATGAGAAAAGTGCTGGAGAAGTTGCGCAAGAACTTGGGCGGTTTGAAAGGCATGGAAAGGTTGCCGGACATCGTTTTCGTGGTAGATCCACGCAAGGAAAAGAACGCGGTGGCTGAGGCGAACATTCTAGGCATCCCAGTGATAGCCATAGTCGATACCAACTGTGATCCCGATCCAATCGATTATGTAATTCCAGCCAACGACGATGCTATAAGATCGATAAAACTGATCGTTTCGAAGATAGCAGATGCCTATCTCGAAGGTAGAGAAGGTGTTTCGTTCGCCGAACCTGAGCCTGAGCAACCTCCGAAGGTCGAAGCGAAGGAATCTGAAAGTGAGATAGACATCTCTGATCTGTTCGAAGATACAAGTTTCGAAGAAGAGGAGGAAGAATGA
- a CDS encoding MFS transporter: MLFIVLLIVLLNADQMVMSPNIGAIEKDFNVDDAQIGLVGAVFTVVGAVVSLAWGYFADKYSRKRLLIYSILVGEIPCFMTAFSTSFSQLFFWRVLTGIGVGASFPIVFSLIGDMFDEVNRAKVAALMGAAISVGNILGMIVGGFVGPSFGWRLPFVLVSLPNVVLAFIALFVIKEPPRGAFEKGIGELVRAGYAYPKAPRLEDYAKLVSVKTNLLLFLQGIAGTIPWGAIPYFLVEFFRRERGLSVETATIIFLVFGVGNILGTIVGGWLGALLYKRSKPLVPIFCSLTTALGVWLTVLTFDYSNVANSGLYVLMVLGLLASLTDSLTGPNVKMMLLNVNEPQDRGRIFSIFNLTDSLGTGIGRWIGGLFSVSLGSLAAAMKVSAYFWLICSLFLFLLTFKFSRDVDSLESRMIALAQKLNK; the protein is encoded by the coding sequence ATGCTTTTCATCGTGCTGCTCATAGTTCTTCTCAACGCGGATCAGATGGTGATGTCTCCGAACATTGGTGCGATCGAAAAAGATTTCAACGTGGACGACGCACAGATAGGTCTGGTCGGAGCTGTCTTCACGGTGGTTGGAGCTGTCGTGAGCTTGGCTTGGGGTTATTTCGCAGATAAATACAGCAGGAAGCGTCTGCTCATCTATTCGATACTCGTCGGTGAGATTCCATGTTTCATGACGGCTTTTTCAACCAGCTTTTCCCAGCTTTTCTTCTGGAGGGTTTTGACCGGAATCGGTGTTGGTGCTTCATTCCCGATCGTATTTTCGCTCATCGGCGACATGTTCGATGAAGTGAACAGGGCGAAGGTCGCCGCGCTCATGGGTGCGGCGATCAGTGTGGGAAACATCCTTGGCATGATCGTCGGCGGTTTCGTCGGTCCGAGCTTCGGTTGGCGTTTGCCGTTCGTTTTGGTGTCCCTACCGAACGTGGTGTTGGCTTTCATCGCCCTGTTCGTGATCAAAGAACCTCCCAGGGGTGCCTTCGAAAAAGGCATAGGGGAGCTCGTCAGGGCTGGCTACGCTTATCCTAAAGCGCCGAGGCTCGAAGACTACGCGAAACTCGTGAGCGTGAAGACGAACCTGTTGTTGTTCCTTCAAGGTATAGCGGGCACGATCCCTTGGGGTGCGATACCGTACTTTCTGGTCGAGTTCTTCAGGAGGGAACGTGGTCTTTCGGTCGAAACTGCCACGATCATCTTCCTCGTTTTCGGTGTTGGAAACATCCTCGGCACGATCGTTGGTGGCTGGCTCGGTGCGCTTTTGTACAAAAGGTCTAAGCCTCTGGTGCCGATATTCTGCAGTCTCACAACGGCTTTGGGTGTTTGGCTCACCGTGTTGACGTTCGACTATTCGAACGTGGCCAACTCTGGACTCTACGTGTTGATGGTTCTGGGCTTGCTCGCCTCGCTCACCGACAGTCTCACCGGACCGAACGTGAAGATGATGCTTTTGAACGTGAACGAACCTCAGGACCGTGGAAGGATCTTTTCGATCTTCAATTTGACCGATTCTCTAGGAACAGGCATCGGCAGATGGATCGGAGGATTGTTTTCTGTGAGTCTCGGTTCACTCGCAGCGGCGATGAAGGTTTCTGCGTATTTTTGGTTGATCTGCTCACTGTTCCTTTTCTTACTCACCTTCAAGTTCTCCAGGGATGTCGATTCGCTCGAGTCTCGCATGATCGCTCTCGCTCAAAAGTTGAACAAGTGA
- a CDS encoding DMT family transporter, whose amino-acid sequence MHYLYLIVTLFFFSSLEVVTKPLSGRIDPFFLTFFRFFAGGIFLTLFSLTSRKKIERNDLSKLIAVGCLNGVISMSLLQLSIKHSNASTAATLVAMNPLFVSVFAHAFGKDKLTRKAILAISLGAIGVLVLSSANVAGDSPFGIFCGIAASITFALYTVLMRDFSVKYGALLATSISTLAAGLVYGALLAVFGRLSVPSLSWPDWSILLYVGIGITGVAYVTFFKAMQRFGPVRTSLVFYLKPALASFLAAIFLSETISAQKVLGTIIVVLSLFLR is encoded by the coding sequence GTGCACTATCTCTATCTGATCGTGACGTTGTTTTTCTTCTCTTCGCTGGAAGTTGTCACAAAACCTCTTTCTGGTAGGATCGATCCTTTCTTTCTCACATTTTTCAGATTCTTCGCCGGTGGCATCTTCTTGACACTCTTTTCGTTGACTTCCAGAAAGAAGATCGAACGGAACGATCTGTCGAAGCTCATCGCCGTGGGTTGTTTGAACGGTGTGATCTCCATGAGTTTGCTTCAACTGTCCATAAAGCACTCGAACGCCTCCACCGCCGCCACGTTAGTGGCGATGAACCCCTTGTTCGTCAGCGTGTTCGCCCACGCGTTTGGTAAAGACAAACTGACGAGGAAAGCTATCTTGGCGATATCACTCGGTGCCATCGGGGTTTTGGTCCTCTCTTCGGCCAACGTTGCTGGTGACAGTCCTTTTGGGATCTTCTGTGGGATAGCAGCTTCGATCACTTTCGCTCTCTACACAGTTCTGATGAGAGATTTTTCCGTCAAGTACGGTGCACTGCTCGCAACCTCCATCTCCACTCTCGCCGCCGGCTTGGTCTATGGAGCTCTGCTCGCCGTCTTTGGAAGGCTCTCAGTTCCAAGCTTGAGCTGGCCCGATTGGTCGATCCTGCTCTACGTTGGGATCGGCATCACGGGCGTTGCGTACGTCACCTTCTTCAAGGCGATGCAAAGGTTCGGCCCTGTGAGAACGAGCCTCGTGTTCTACCTCAAACCTGCCCTCGCGAGCTTTCTCGCAGCGATCTTTCTATCCGAAACCATCAGCGCACAGAAAGTCCTTGGCACGATCATCGTGGTGCTGTCACTCTTTTTGAGATGA
- a CDS encoding SDR family oxidoreductase produces the protein MDVNEAYKLFSLEGKVVVITGGAGILGSAIGEGMARFGASIAICDIRNYEERANEFRSKGLNARGYYMDVLNIESIRKAHDEILKDFGKVDVLINAAGGNIPEATTSPQLSFFDIPLESLQKVVGLNLFGGAILPSQVFGKTLVKNPEGGSIINISSMSAYRPLTRVLGYSAAKAAVSNFTQWLAVHMAMEYSKKVRVNAIAPGFFLTHQNRYLLLDEQGNLTARGKAIIDHTPMGRFGDPEDLIGACVWLASDASKFVTGAVIPIDGGFNAYAGV, from the coding sequence ATGGATGTGAACGAAGCGTACAAACTTTTCAGTCTGGAGGGGAAGGTCGTCGTCATCACGGGTGGTGCGGGGATCCTCGGCTCAGCGATAGGTGAGGGAATGGCGAGGTTCGGAGCGAGCATCGCCATTTGTGACATCAGAAACTACGAAGAGAGGGCAAACGAGTTCAGATCCAAAGGCTTGAACGCTCGTGGTTATTACATGGATGTGTTGAACATCGAAAGCATAAGGAAGGCCCACGATGAGATACTCAAAGACTTCGGTAAGGTGGATGTGTTGATCAACGCCGCGGGTGGGAACATACCCGAGGCGACCACATCGCCACAGCTGAGCTTCTTCGATATCCCACTCGAATCACTCCAGAAAGTCGTTGGACTGAATCTGTTCGGCGGTGCGATACTACCTTCACAAGTGTTTGGAAAAACGCTGGTGAAGAATCCAGAAGGTGGTTCCATCATAAACATCTCTTCGATGTCGGCTTACAGACCATTGACACGGGTCCTTGGATATTCTGCGGCCAAGGCGGCGGTGAGCAACTTCACTCAATGGCTCGCGGTGCACATGGCCATGGAATACAGCAAGAAAGTGAGAGTCAACGCGATCGCACCCGGATTTTTCTTGACCCATCAGAACAGATACCTCCTGTTGGACGAGCAGGGGAATCTGACGGCGAGGGGCAAGGCTATAATCGATCATACACCCATGGGTAGGTTCGGCGATCCAGAAGACCTCATCGGTGCGTGTGTGTGGCTCGCTTCCGACGCTTCAAAGTTCGTCACCGGCGCGGTCATCCCGATCGATGGAGGTTTCAACGCCTACGCGGGTGTGTAA
- a CDS encoding transporter substrate-binding domain-containing protein, whose product MKLLLIIALMICSFSFSITVRVGIYDNPPQVFLSNGRPAGLYIELLEKIAKENGWKLNYVFSTFSEQLENLKNAKIDVLVSIAYTPERAQIYDYNNETLLLNWGVLCVDEKFPYRDITDLAGKTIAISRSDVYGQAFIKELRRYSVVVELLEVSDYPDVLRAIREKRAVGGIVSRIYAAQNYEKFNVKITGTIFSPVELRFAFPKGSPLNETLIPAIDESLKALKSDVKSYSALLARYLGMEKQVVPRWLATAFLIFGISAVGFASWTMSLRTLVRLRTKQLTKANEELQQLHEETLAQNQEISALNEQLQSTFTQLEDAVKRFTDMIWLLSNVSADATREEFYEKFLSATQKLCPNGRVVLLQGDVCLSVKDDSIEKVSLSRSVNVPEGISQVPEEFSRIAEKHFGRAFCINIDDETKLVFLYADKLQMEPDLARGLASILSLYTRLKKHEEMLVSLSEGIAQAFLTALEFHEQYTAKHSETVKNYASKMARKLNLDENETRLITCAAMIHDLGKLAIPKTILNKPDRLSAEEFELVKQHPVVAAEIVKHIKGLEDLATIIRHHHERWDGTGYPDGLAGEDIPLGSRIICIVDAFEAMTSDRPYRKAMKIEEAISELLRNAGKQFDPQLVKIFLEILSEERGVVFD is encoded by the coding sequence ATGAAACTGTTGCTCATCATCGCTTTGATGATCTGTTCTTTCTCTTTCTCGATCACCGTCAGGGTGGGAATCTATGACAATCCACCCCAAGTGTTTCTGTCGAATGGACGTCCAGCTGGCTTGTACATAGAACTGCTCGAGAAGATCGCCAAAGAGAACGGCTGGAAACTGAATTATGTTTTTTCTACTTTTTCCGAGCAACTAGAAAATCTGAAGAACGCAAAGATAGACGTTTTGGTCTCCATAGCCTACACGCCTGAACGTGCTCAGATCTACGATTACAACAACGAAACTCTTCTGCTCAACTGGGGTGTACTCTGCGTCGATGAAAAGTTTCCTTACAGGGACATAACCGATCTAGCCGGTAAAACGATAGCCATCTCCAGAAGTGATGTTTACGGTCAGGCTTTCATCAAAGAACTACGACGCTACTCCGTGGTGGTCGAACTGCTCGAAGTTTCAGACTATCCAGACGTTTTACGAGCCATCAGAGAGAAACGTGCAGTCGGAGGGATCGTCAGCAGGATATACGCTGCACAGAACTATGAAAAGTTCAACGTGAAGATCACGGGAACGATTTTTTCACCGGTCGAACTGAGATTCGCTTTTCCAAAAGGTTCACCTTTGAACGAAACGTTGATACCTGCCATCGACGAATCTTTAAAGGCTCTCAAATCGGATGTAAAGTCTTACTCGGCTCTGCTCGCACGCTATCTTGGAATGGAAAAACAAGTTGTTCCAAGATGGTTGGCCACCGCTTTTTTGATCTTCGGTATTTCCGCAGTTGGTTTTGCATCCTGGACGATGAGCCTTAGAACGTTGGTGAGATTGCGCACAAAGCAATTGACGAAAGCTAACGAGGAATTACAGCAACTTCATGAAGAAACTTTGGCGCAAAATCAAGAAATTTCTGCGTTGAACGAACAACTCCAAAGTACCTTCACTCAACTTGAAGACGCCGTGAAGAGGTTCACGGACATGATCTGGTTACTCTCCAACGTTTCTGCCGATGCAACGCGTGAAGAGTTCTATGAAAAGTTCCTCTCGGCTACTCAAAAGCTCTGTCCGAACGGCCGTGTGGTGTTGTTGCAAGGTGATGTTTGTCTTTCAGTGAAAGATGATTCTATCGAGAAGGTTTCACTGAGTAGATCCGTCAACGTTCCTGAGGGAATCAGCCAAGTTCCTGAAGAATTCAGCCGAATCGCTGAGAAGCATTTTGGCAGAGCATTTTGTATCAACATCGACGATGAAACGAAATTGGTTTTTCTGTACGCAGATAAGCTTCAAATGGAACCTGACCTCGCGAGAGGTCTAGCTTCCATTCTGAGTCTCTATACGAGATTGAAAAAACACGAAGAAATGCTCGTTTCTTTGAGTGAAGGAATCGCTCAAGCTTTCCTGACAGCGCTGGAATTCCACGAACAGTACACCGCAAAACATTCCGAAACTGTGAAAAATTACGCTTCCAAAATGGCGAGGAAGTTGAACTTGGACGAGAACGAAACGAGATTGATCACCTGTGCCGCGATGATCCACGATCTGGGTAAGTTGGCGATACCAAAGACCATTTTGAACAAACCGGATAGGCTCTCAGCGGAAGAGTTCGAGCTGGTGAAACAACATCCCGTCGTTGCCGCAGAGATCGTGAAACACATCAAAGGTCTTGAAGATCTAGCCACCATCATACGCCACCATCACGAAAGGTGGGACGGAACAGGTTATCCCGATGGCCTTGCTGGAGAAGACATACCTTTAGGTTCAAGGATCATATGTATAGTCGACGCGTTCGAAGCCATGACCTCGGATAGACCATACAGAAAAGCGATGAAGATCGAAGAAGCTATTTCTGAACTTTTGAGGAACGCTGGAAAGCAGTTCGATCCGCAGCTGGTCAAGATCTTTTTAGAAATACTCTCAGAGGAGAGGGGGGTTGTCTTTGATTAA
- a CDS encoding cyclic 2,3-diphosphoglycerate synthase has product MRKRVIIMGAAGRDFHNFNVYFRDNEEYEVVAFTATQIPDIEGRIYPPELAGKLYPNGIPIEPESKLVELIKKYNVDEVILAYSDLSHQYVMERAAIVTAAGADFKLMGPKHTMIESKRPVVAVCAVRTGCGKSQTTRRVLDILRSKGLKVVSIRHPMPYGNLVAQKVQRFATHEDLDKYNCTIEEREEYEPHIDRRSVIYAGVDYEAILKSAEAENPDVILWDGGNNDFPFYKPDLLIVVADPHRAGHEVSYYPGMTNLLMANVVVINKEETASPENIETVRKNIEKWNPHAIVIDAASPIFVEDPSLIKGKRVLIVEDGPTLTHGEMRYGAGFVAAKKFGASQIVDPRPYAVGSILETYRKYTHLDLILPAMGYGERQIRELEQTINNAEADVVIIGTPIDLRRLMKLNKPAVRVRYELQEIGKPNLEDVLSEFIKHRVKKGV; this is encoded by the coding sequence ATGCGTAAGAGAGTCATCATCATGGGTGCGGCAGGAAGAGATTTTCACAATTTCAACGTGTACTTCAGAGACAACGAAGAATACGAAGTGGTTGCCTTCACAGCGACTCAGATACCGGACATAGAAGGTAGGATCTATCCGCCGGAGCTGGCAGGCAAGCTCTATCCAAACGGAATACCCATAGAACCTGAATCGAAGTTGGTCGAGCTGATCAAAAAGTACAACGTCGATGAAGTGATCCTCGCATACAGCGACCTTTCGCACCAATACGTGATGGAGCGGGCTGCGATAGTGACGGCGGCAGGTGCGGACTTCAAACTCATGGGACCGAAGCACACGATGATCGAATCGAAAAGACCGGTGGTGGCCGTATGTGCGGTGAGGACAGGTTGCGGAAAGAGCCAAACGACGCGCCGGGTGCTCGACATACTCAGATCCAAAGGTTTGAAAGTCGTGTCCATCAGACACCCCATGCCGTACGGTAACCTCGTTGCGCAGAAGGTTCAAAGGTTCGCAACGCATGAAGATTTGGACAAATACAACTGCACCATAGAAGAGCGAGAGGAATACGAACCTCACATAGACAGAAGATCTGTAATATACGCTGGAGTCGATTACGAAGCGATACTGAAAAGCGCCGAGGCTGAAAATCCAGACGTCATACTCTGGGACGGTGGTAACAACGACTTTCCGTTCTACAAACCAGACCTTTTGATAGTCGTGGCGGATCCACACAGGGCTGGGCACGAAGTGTCCTACTATCCTGGGATGACCAACCTGCTCATGGCGAACGTCGTGGTGATCAACAAGGAAGAAACGGCCAGTCCAGAGAACATAGAAACGGTCAGAAAGAACATTGAAAAATGGAATCCTCACGCCATCGTGATCGATGCAGCCTCACCCATATTCGTGGAAGATCCAAGCTTGATCAAAGGAAAAAGAGTGCTCATCGTGGAGGATGGTCCAACTCTAACGCACGGGGAAATGCGGTACGGGGCTGGGTTCGTCGCAGCCAAGAAGTTCGGTGCATCGCAGATAGTGGATCCAAGGCCGTACGCGGTCGGTTCGATCTTGGAAACGTACAGAAAGTACACACATCTGGATCTGATACTCCCTGCGATGGGTTATGGAGAAAGACAGATAAGAGAACTGGAACAAACAATAAACAACGCAGAAGCAGACGTCGTGATCATAGGTACACCCATAGATCTGAGGAGGCTCATGAAACTCAACAAACCTGCCGTGAGAGTGCGGTACGAACTACAGGAGATAGGAAAACCGAACTTGGAAGACGTGCTTTCAGAGTTCATAAAGCATCGGGTGAAGAAAGGTGTTTGA
- the miaB gene encoding tRNA (N6-isopentenyl adenosine(37)-C2)-methylthiotransferase MiaB, translated as MRVYIKTYGCQMNESDTETMAGILSHEGFEIVDDVESADVVILNTCVVRQKSQDKYHSALGQLVKLKKQGKIKLIGIAGCGSNLEGERLLQLGADFVIGSRSIVEIANVLKRAVEGEKIVYLEDRTCDIVADLPKLRSTKHHAWITIIHGCNRFCTYCIVPYVRGRERSRPIQDVLKEIEGLTQQGVIEVTFLGQNVDAYGKDLKDGTSLAKLIEETSEFDRIKRIWFLTSYPTDITDELIDVVANNPKAAKSFHIPVQSGSDRILKLMNRRYTSAQFLKLVEKIRSKVQDVAISSDIIVGFPTESEEDYLQSVELVRQARFERLNLAVYSPRPGTVAAKYYPDDVPYSVKVKRLNELLNLQKQINAELNRSYLNRTVELFVEGKTKDGSHYGRDIRNKIVIFTAEKPLQPGECVRVKIDRVTAGPVYGKMI; from the coding sequence ATGAGGGTGTACATCAAAACCTATGGATGCCAGATGAACGAGAGCGACACAGAGACGATGGCTGGCATACTTTCACACGAAGGATTCGAGATCGTCGACGATGTAGAATCTGCGGACGTAGTCATACTGAACACCTGTGTCGTTAGACAAAAATCGCAGGACAAATACCATTCGGCACTCGGGCAGCTCGTCAAACTGAAAAAGCAGGGGAAGATAAAGTTAATAGGCATCGCGGGCTGTGGTTCCAACCTCGAAGGAGAAAGATTGTTGCAACTCGGTGCCGATTTCGTCATAGGGTCTCGTTCGATAGTCGAGATCGCCAACGTGCTCAAGCGTGCCGTCGAAGGCGAAAAGATAGTCTATCTTGAAGACAGAACGTGCGACATCGTTGCAGATTTGCCAAAGTTACGCAGTACGAAGCACCATGCGTGGATAACGATCATACACGGATGCAACAGATTCTGCACCTACTGCATCGTTCCTTACGTGCGTGGCCGTGAACGGAGCAGGCCCATTCAGGACGTGCTGAAGGAGATCGAAGGTTTGACCCAGCAAGGCGTCATCGAGGTCACTTTTTTAGGTCAGAACGTGGATGCGTACGGAAAAGATTTGAAGGATGGAACGAGCCTAGCGAAGTTGATAGAGGAAACGAGCGAGTTCGATCGAATAAAACGCATCTGGTTTTTGACCTCCTATCCCACAGACATCACCGACGAGTTGATAGACGTCGTTGCGAACAATCCGAAGGCTGCAAAGTCGTTCCACATACCAGTACAATCTGGTAGCGATCGCATCCTCAAGTTGATGAACCGTCGTTACACTTCGGCGCAGTTTTTAAAGCTTGTAGAAAAGATTCGCTCGAAGGTTCAAGATGTCGCGATCAGCAGTGATATCATAGTGGGTTTTCCCACCGAATCGGAAGAAGATTATCTTCAAAGTGTCGAGTTGGTACGCCAAGCCAGGTTCGAACGTTTGAATCTGGCCGTTTATTCCCCAAGACCAGGAACGGTCGCGGCGAAGTATTATCCAGACGACGTGCCGTACAGTGTGAAGGTGAAGAGACTGAACGAGTTGTTGAATCTACAAAAGCAGATCAACGCGGAGCTGAACCGGTCTTATTTGAACCGGACTGTGGAACTGTTCGTCGAAGGCAAAACGAAGGATGGCTCCCACTATGGACGTGACATTAGAAACAAGATCGTGATCTTCACGGCTGAAAAGCCATTGCAACCTGGTGAGTGCGTTCGCGTGAAGATAGACCGGGTCACGGCAGGCCCAGTGTATGGAAAGATGATTTAA
- a CDS encoding lactate racemase domain-containing protein has protein sequence MKCIERLEGCLDRDEMKRLVEETLPDRDLQKVLLIHPDYTRVDFSSTLVPIVHRELKKRGLKTLHTLNASGTHRAMSEQEVRKKLGLFNEDFVMFNHEYANPNALMNVGELSAEFVSQKTMGDLQQPLPVTLNRLFFEKYDLIIVLSGTSPHESTGFSGGLKSIVPGIAGPDVVGLFHWAAVLIGIPRLIGLIDNPARDVINEACRMAFQKVRSPVIFYNMVYEETSSGVLAKGLYCGNGYEGALEAYRRAAEASKKVHIVYIDKPVKRAVQVIDENYDEIWTAGKGSYKLQRPGVIEPGGEIIIYAPHIKIFHSNRDMDRAIRQIGYHCKDYVKEFLKKHPNFDRNVAAHVINVRGDGRYDPKTGKEECLFNVTLATSISKEECEAVSLGYRSPQSIRREDFLNEDSLWIEHGGKFLYELRKNE, from the coding sequence ATGAAATGCATCGAGCGTTTGGAAGGTTGTCTCGATCGAGATGAAATGAAACGATTAGTCGAAGAGACCTTACCAGATAGAGATCTTCAGAAGGTTCTTTTGATCCATCCAGACTACACGCGCGTGGACTTCTCATCCACGTTGGTTCCCATCGTTCATCGAGAGCTGAAAAAGAGGGGATTGAAGACTCTCCACACGCTGAACGCCAGCGGTACACACAGGGCCATGAGCGAGCAAGAAGTCAGAAAGAAGCTCGGCCTGTTCAACGAAGACTTCGTGATGTTCAACCATGAGTACGCCAATCCGAACGCGCTGATGAACGTTGGAGAACTCAGCGCGGAGTTCGTGAGCCAAAAAACGATGGGAGATCTTCAACAACCTCTTCCAGTCACGCTCAACAGATTGTTCTTCGAGAAGTACGATCTCATCATCGTTCTGAGTGGTACTTCCCCACACGAATCCACTGGATTTTCTGGTGGATTGAAATCCATCGTTCCAGGCATCGCTGGTCCCGACGTCGTTGGGCTCTTCCATTGGGCTGCCGTTTTGATAGGCATACCGAGGCTGATCGGATTGATCGACAATCCGGCCAGAGATGTGATCAACGAAGCTTGCAGGATGGCTTTCCAAAAGGTTCGTTCACCTGTGATCTTTTACAACATGGTCTACGAAGAAACCTCCAGCGGAGTTCTGGCAAAAGGCCTTTACTGTGGAAACGGATACGAAGGAGCCTTGGAGGCGTACAGGCGCGCGGCCGAAGCGAGCAAGAAGGTCCACATAGTGTACATCGATAAACCTGTGAAGCGCGCCGTGCAGGTCATCGATGAAAATTACGACGAAATATGGACGGCTGGGAAAGGTTCTTACAAGTTGCAACGGCCCGGTGTGATAGAACCTGGTGGAGAGATCATCATTTATGCTCCTCACATAAAGATCTTCCATTCGAACAGAGACATGGATCGAGCCATCCGGCAGATCGGTTATCACTGCAAAGATTACGTGAAAGAGTTTTTGAAGAAGCACCCAAACTTCGACAGAAACGTTGCGGCGCACGTGATAAACGTCCGTGGTGATGGTAGGTACGATCCCAAAACTGGCAAAGAAGAATGTCTATTCAACGTGACCTTGGCCACGAGTATAAGCAAAGAAGAATGTGAAGCCGTGTCGTTGGGGTACAGGTCACCTCAATCGATAAGACGTGAAGATTTCTTGAATGAAGATTCTCTGTGGATAGAACACGGAGGAAAGTTCCTCTACGAACTTCGTAAAAACGAGTGA